One window from the genome of Pseudomonas frederiksbergensis encodes:
- a CDS encoding heme lyase CcmF/NrfE family subunit — translation MTTGIFIPELGHLAMILALCFSIVQAVVPLLGAWRGDRLWMSLAQPAAWGQFAFMLFAFGCLTYAFMVDDFSVEYVASNSNSALPWYYKFSAVWGAHEGSLLLWALILAGWTFAVSVFSRQLPQVMLARVLAVMGMISTGFLLFLIVTSNPFERILPQVPTDGRDLNPLLQDIGLIVHPPMLYMGYVGFSVAFAFAIAALLGGRLDAAWARWSRPWTIVAWAFLGIGITLGSWWAYYELGWGGWWFWDPVENASFMPWLVGTALIHSLAVTEKRGVFKSWTVLLAIAAFSLSLLGTFLVRSGVLTSVHAFASDPERGVFILMFLMFVVGGSLTLFALRAPVVKSQVGFNLWSRETLLLGNNLVLVVAASMILLGTLYPLVLDALSGAKLSVGPPYFNALFIPLMAILMVVMAVGVLVRWKDTPVKWLLGMLTPVLLGTAALAIVAGIAYGDFNWAVLATFVLAAWVLLAGVRDIFDKTRHKGLIKGLPTLTRSYWGMQLAHLGIAVCALGVVLSSQNSAERDLRLSPGESMDLGGYQFVFEGAKHFEGPNFTSDKGTVRVLRNGKEITVLHPEKRLYTVQNSVMTEAGIDAGFTRDLYVALGESLGDGAWAVRVHVKPFVRWIWFGGLLTGLGGVLAALDRRYRVKVKTRVREALGVTGAPA, via the coding sequence GGCCTGGGGACAGTTCGCGTTCATGCTCTTCGCTTTCGGCTGCTTGACCTATGCGTTCATGGTCGACGACTTTTCCGTGGAGTACGTCGCCAGCAACTCCAACAGCGCCTTGCCGTGGTACTACAAGTTCAGCGCGGTGTGGGGCGCCCACGAAGGTTCGTTACTGCTCTGGGCCTTGATCCTCGCGGGCTGGACTTTTGCGGTGTCGGTGTTTTCCCGGCAATTGCCACAGGTGATGCTCGCCCGCGTGCTGGCGGTGATGGGCATGATCAGCACCGGTTTCCTGCTGTTCCTGATCGTCACGTCCAACCCTTTCGAGCGCATCCTGCCCCAAGTACCGACCGACGGGCGCGACTTGAACCCATTGCTCCAGGACATCGGCCTGATCGTCCATCCACCGATGCTCTACATGGGCTACGTCGGTTTTTCAGTGGCGTTCGCGTTCGCCATCGCCGCGTTGCTCGGTGGACGCCTGGATGCCGCTTGGGCGCGCTGGTCGCGTCCATGGACCATCGTTGCCTGGGCGTTCCTGGGCATCGGCATCACCCTTGGCTCATGGTGGGCCTATTACGAACTCGGCTGGGGCGGCTGGTGGTTCTGGGACCCGGTGGAAAACGCTTCCTTCATGCCATGGCTCGTCGGCACGGCGCTGATCCACTCGCTGGCCGTCACGGAAAAACGCGGCGTGTTCAAGAGCTGGACCGTACTGCTGGCCATCGCCGCGTTTTCCTTGAGCCTGCTGGGGACATTCCTGGTGCGTTCCGGCGTGCTGACCTCGGTGCATGCCTTCGCCTCGGACCCCGAGCGTGGCGTGTTCATCCTGATGTTCCTGATGTTCGTGGTCGGTGGTTCGCTGACGCTGTTCGCCCTGCGGGCACCCGTGGTGAAGAGCCAGGTCGGCTTCAACCTCTGGTCACGGGAAACCCTGCTGCTGGGCAACAACCTGGTGCTGGTGGTAGCCGCGTCGATGATTCTGCTTGGCACGTTGTACCCGCTGGTGCTCGACGCGTTGTCCGGCGCAAAGTTGTCGGTCGGCCCGCCGTATTTCAACGCGCTGTTCATTCCGCTGATGGCGATCCTGATGGTGGTGATGGCGGTCGGTGTGCTGGTGCGCTGGAAAGACACCCCGGTCAAATGGCTGCTGGGCATGCTGACGCCGGTGCTGTTGGGCACGGCAGCCCTGGCCATCGTCGCCGGTATCGCCTATGGCGATTTCAACTGGGCGGTACTGGCCACCTTCGTGCTGGCGGCCTGGGTGTTGCTGGCCGGTGTCCGGGACATCTTCGACAAGACGCGCCATAAGGGTTTGATCAAAGGCTTGCCGACACTGACGCGCAGCTATTGGGGCATGCAGCTTGCCCACCTTGGCATCGCTGTCTGCGCCCTTGGCGTGGTCCTGTCCAGCCAGAATAGCGCTGAGCGTGACCTCCGCTTGTCGCCCGGTGAGTCGATGGACCTGGGCGGTTACCAGTTCGTCTTCGAGGGCGCCAAGCACTTCGAGGGCCCCAACTTCACGTCTGACAAGGGCACTGTGCGGGTCCTTCGCAACGGCAAGGAAATTACCGTGCTGCACCCGGAAAAACGCCTCTACACCGTGCAGAACTCAGTCATGACCGAAGCCGGGATCGATGCCGGTTTCACCCGCGATCTCTATGTGGCGCTAGGCGAATCCCTGGGCGATGGCGCCTGGGCGGTGCGTGTCCACGTCAAGCCGTTCGTGCGCTGGATCTGGTTTGGTGGCTTGCTCACCGGCCTGGGCGGTGTACTGGCGGCGCTGGATCGGCGTTATCGCGTCAAAGTGAAGACCCGGGTGCGTGAAGCCCTGGGTGTGACAGGAGCCCCTGCATGA
- a CDS encoding DsbE family thiol:disulfide interchange protein, which translates to MKRWLMVLPLALFLIVAVFLYRGLFLNPSELPSAMIGKPFPEFSLPSVQGDRTLTRADLLGKPALVNVWGTWCISCRVEHPVLNKLAQNGVVIYGVNYKDVNADALKWLAEFHNPYQLDIRDEEGTLGLNLGVYGAPETFFIDAKGIIRDKFVGVIDEQVWREKLAAKYQALVDEAKP; encoded by the coding sequence ATGAAACGTTGGTTGATGGTATTGCCGCTGGCGCTGTTCCTGATCGTTGCGGTTTTCCTCTATCGGGGGCTGTTCCTGAATCCGTCGGAGTTGCCCTCGGCAATGATCGGCAAGCCGTTCCCGGAGTTTTCCCTGCCCTCGGTGCAGGGTGACAGGACGCTGACCCGAGCCGACCTGCTGGGCAAGCCTGCACTGGTCAACGTGTGGGGCACCTGGTGCATCTCTTGCCGGGTCGAGCATCCGGTGTTGAACAAGCTGGCCCAGAACGGCGTGGTGATCTACGGCGTCAACTACAAGGACGTCAATGCCGACGCCTTGAAGTGGCTGGCTGAGTTCCACAACCCGTACCAACTGGATATCCGCGACGAAGAAGGCACCCTCGGCCTCAACCTCGGTGTCTACGGTGCGCCGGAAACCTTCTTCATCGACGCCAAGGGCATCATCCGCGACAAGTTCGTCGGTGTGATCGACGAACAGGTCTGGCGCGAGAAACTGGCGGCCAAGTACCAGGCGCTGGTGGACGAGGCCAAGCCATGA